A genomic region of Capnocytophaga canimorsus contains the following coding sequences:
- the ilvA gene encoding threonine ammonia-lyase IlvA, giving the protein MEVTTYIPQVQEVQKAMLRIKSVINTTPLSKSVRLSNLFEAEIYFKREDLQQVRSYKIRGAYNKISSLSEQDKQQGIVCASAGNHAQGVALSCQILNIKGDIYMPVTTPQQKIEQVQMFGGENVTIVLEGDTFDDSNNAAIKFATENAKTFVPPFDDEKVIEGQATIGLEILDQANEPIDYVFVPIGGGGLSAGLSSVFKTLSPQTKIIGVEPLGAPSMKEALKAGKPVELTEIDKFVDGASVKKVGSLNFEICNRFLDDVVLVPEGKVCQTILDLYNRDAIVVEPAGALSISALDFYKEKIKGKKVVCVISGSNNDITRTAEIKERALLYANLKHYFIVRFPQRAGALKEFVVEILGKTDDITYFEYSKKHNRENGPAVVGIELKNETDLQPLIDRMKQRNFYGDYLNNKPDLFQFLV; this is encoded by the coding sequence ATGGAGGTAACAACATACATACCACAAGTTCAAGAAGTACAAAAAGCAATGCTACGGATAAAATCTGTGATAAATACCACACCGCTTTCAAAAAGTGTGCGATTAAGCAATTTATTCGAAGCGGAAATTTATTTTAAAAGAGAAGATTTACAACAAGTACGTTCCTATAAAATTCGAGGAGCGTACAACAAAATCAGCTCCCTTTCCGAGCAAGACAAACAACAAGGAATCGTCTGTGCGAGTGCCGGAAATCACGCACAAGGTGTGGCACTTTCTTGCCAAATATTAAATATCAAAGGTGATATTTATATGCCTGTAACTACTCCACAACAAAAAATCGAACAAGTACAAATGTTTGGCGGAGAGAATGTTACCATAGTTTTGGAAGGTGACACTTTTGATGATTCCAACAATGCCGCAATAAAATTTGCAACAGAAAACGCAAAAACGTTCGTCCCTCCTTTTGACGATGAAAAAGTCATTGAAGGACAAGCCACTATCGGACTAGAAATTCTCGACCAAGCCAACGAACCGATTGATTATGTGTTTGTTCCCATAGGTGGTGGCGGACTTTCAGCAGGGCTTTCTTCCGTATTTAAAACGCTTTCTCCACAAACAAAAATCATTGGAGTTGAACCCTTAGGTGCCCCCTCAATGAAAGAAGCATTAAAAGCAGGAAAACCTGTGGAACTCACTGAAATCGACAAGTTTGTAGATGGTGCTTCGGTAAAGAAAGTGGGCAGTTTAAATTTTGAAATCTGTAATCGATTTTTAGATGATGTTGTACTTGTCCCCGAGGGGAAAGTATGTCAAACCATTTTGGATTTGTACAACCGCGATGCTATTGTGGTGGAACCTGCTGGGGCGTTATCAATTTCCGCTCTGGATTTCTATAAAGAAAAAATTAAGGGTAAAAAAGTGGTTTGTGTTATCAGCGGAAGCAATAATGACATCACTCGAACGGCAGAAATTAAGGAACGCGCCTTGCTTTATGCCAATTTAAAGCATTATTTCATCGTTCGATTTCCGCAACGTGCCGGTGCATTGAAAGAATTTGTGGTTGAAATCCTCGGAAAAACAGATGATATTACCTATTTTGAGTACTCCAAAAAGCATAATCGCGAAAACGGACCTGCCGTAGTAGGTATCGAACTCAAAAATGAGACTGACCTCCAACCACTTATCGACCGGATGAAACAACGCAACTTCTATGGGGATTACCTGAACAACAAACCCGATTTATTCCAGTTTTTAGTGTGA
- the ilvC gene encoding ketol-acid reductoisomerase produces the protein MKNYFNTLNFREKLAQLGVCELLQKSDFSQGVEALKGKKIVIVGAGAQGLNQGLNMRDSGLNVSYALRECAIAEKRPSYTNTVANGFQVGTFEELIPTADLVCNLTPDKQHTSVINRIMPLMKQGATLSYSHGFNIVEEGIEIRKDITVIMVAPKSPGSEVREEYKRGFGVPTLIAVHPENDPENKGFEWAKAYAAALGSDTAGVLRSSFVAEVKSDLMGEQTILCGLLQTGSILAFNKMKREGVAPEYAAKLIQYGWESITEALKHGGITNMMNRLSNPAKVRAFAISEDLKKMMRPLFEKHMDDILSGHFSKTMMEDWANNDKNLLTWRSATAETGFEKTPTTTEAIEEQTYFDYGTLLVAMVKSGVELAFEVMTESGIKAESAYYESLHELPLIANTIARKKLYEMNKTISDTAEYGCYLFEHECRPLIAAYIDGLENNVIGSHFTVSNQIDNIDLIQVNKSIASHPIEVIGAHLRAYMTDMKRIK, from the coding sequence ATGAAAAATTATTTTAATACCCTAAATTTCAGAGAAAAATTAGCACAATTAGGCGTTTGCGAATTATTACAGAAAAGCGATTTCAGTCAAGGAGTTGAAGCCTTAAAAGGAAAAAAAATTGTTATCGTGGGAGCAGGGGCCCAAGGGCTTAATCAAGGGTTGAATATGCGTGATTCGGGTTTGAATGTTTCCTACGCTTTGCGTGAATGTGCCATCGCCGAAAAACGCCCTTCGTACACCAATACCGTCGCTAACGGCTTTCAAGTAGGCACTTTTGAAGAGCTTATTCCTACGGCAGATTTGGTATGTAATTTAACCCCCGACAAGCAACATACTTCCGTGATTAACAGAATTATGCCTTTGATGAAGCAAGGAGCGACTTTATCCTACTCACACGGATTCAACATCGTGGAGGAGGGTATCGAAATCCGTAAAGATATTACCGTGATTATGGTAGCTCCAAAATCGCCAGGTTCGGAAGTGCGTGAGGAATACAAACGTGGATTTGGTGTACCAACTTTGATTGCCGTTCATCCCGAAAACGACCCTGAGAACAAAGGTTTTGAGTGGGCAAAAGCCTACGCAGCAGCTTTAGGAAGTGACACTGCCGGAGTACTACGTTCATCGTTTGTGGCGGAAGTAAAATCGGATTTGATGGGCGAACAAACCATTCTGTGCGGACTTTTACAAACAGGTTCGATATTGGCTTTCAATAAGATGAAACGCGAAGGAGTTGCCCCTGAATACGCCGCCAAACTCATTCAATACGGTTGGGAATCCATTACCGAAGCCTTAAAACACGGCGGAATTACCAATATGATGAATCGTCTATCGAATCCTGCCAAAGTAAGAGCATTTGCCATTTCCGAAGATTTGAAAAAGATGATGCGTCCGCTCTTCGAAAAGCATATGGATGATATTTTAAGCGGACATTTTTCAAAAACGATGATGGAAGATTGGGCAAACAACGACAAAAACCTGCTTACGTGGCGTTCCGCTACGGCTGAAACCGGTTTTGAGAAAACTCCTACCACTACCGAAGCTATTGAAGAGCAAACCTATTTTGACTACGGAACATTATTGGTAGCGATGGTAAAATCGGGGGTGGAGTTGGCTTTTGAAGTAATGACCGAATCAGGCATAAAAGCCGAATCAGCATATTATGAATCACTACACGAATTGCCTCTGATTGCCAACACTATAGCTCGTAAAAAATTGTATGAAATGAATAAAACCATTTCCGACACCGCCGAATACGGCTGCTATTTGTTTGAACACGAATGCCGACCGCTCATTGCTGCCTATATCGACGGATTAGAAAACAATGTAATCGGGAGTCATTTCACTGTCTCAAACCAAATCGACAATATTGATTTAATTCAAGTGAACAAATCCATAGCCTCACACCCCATTGAAGTAATTGGAGCACATTTAAGGGCTTATATGACTGATATGAAGCGAATAAAATAG
- the ilvN gene encoding acetolactate synthase small subunit, producing MEQKTYTITIYSENQLGLLNRVTGIFLRRHIDMESINVSASEIDNVFRMIIVTHTTQKWVEHLVQQIEKQIEIIKVFYHTDEEIISLENSLFKMPTASLFDEETPIQTIIQRYNANIVAVYKHFYVISKTGSRESIAALYQELKPYGIMQFSGSARIAISKSEMKVSPLLNKYEVDNQK from the coding sequence ATGGAACAAAAAACATACACCATCACCATATATTCGGAAAATCAGCTTGGGCTACTCAACAGAGTGACGGGGATTTTCCTCAGAAGACATATTGATATGGAAAGCATCAATGTGTCAGCATCGGAAATTGACAATGTATTTCGGATGATTATTGTGACTCATACCACTCAAAAATGGGTAGAACATTTGGTTCAACAGATTGAAAAACAGATAGAAATCATCAAAGTATTTTATCATACCGATGAAGAAATCATTTCCCTTGAAAATTCGCTTTTCAAGATGCCAACGGCTTCCCTTTTTGATGAAGAAACTCCCATTCAAACTATAATTCAACGATATAATGCTAATATTGTTGCTGTTTATAAACATTTTTATGTAATTTCAAAAACAGGCTCACGAGAGTCCATCGCAGCACTTTATCAGGAGCTGAAACCTTACGGAATTATGCAATTTTCAGGCTCGGCACGAATTGCTATTTCAAAATCGGAAATGAAAGTATCTCCCTTGCTCAACAAATATGAGGTAGATAACCAAAAATAG
- the ilvB gene encoding biosynthetic-type acetolactate synthase large subunit — MIGAEVLIKCLLAEGVDLAFGYPGGAIMPVYDELYKYQNQLKHILTRHEQGAIHAAQGYARATGKVGVVFATSGPGATNIITGIADAQIDSTPLVCITGQVAKHLLGTDAFQETDIIGISTPVTKWNFQITEVEEIPEAIAKAFYIARSGRPGPVLIDIVKSAQFDQVAQFDYKKCTRMRSYNPVPEIDDSKLAEAAQIINQAQKPYVVFGQGIILGQAENELKSFLEKTDIPAAATILGLSALPTEHPNYVGMVGMHGNYAPNVMTNTCDVLIALGMRFDDRVTGDLSRYAKQAKVLHFDIDPAEINKNVKADVAILGNVKEALQKILPLVEQKKHTTWREEFKKYDKEEYDSVIKNELYPEKEGLTMGEVLELINKCSNHEAVIVSDVGQHQMMACRYAKFKNSRSKITSGGLGTMGFALPAAIGAKIGVPEKQVVAVIGDGGFQMTIQELGTIFQSQIPVKIVVLNNEFLGMVRQWQELFFDRRYASTEMINPDFIKIAEGYHIQSRLVSKRSDLEDAVKEMLNFDKAYFLEIRVEKENNVFPMVPTGASVSEVRLK, encoded by the coding sequence ATGATAGGAGCAGAAGTTTTAATCAAATGTTTGTTAGCTGAAGGGGTCGATTTAGCTTTCGGTTACCCCGGCGGGGCGATAATGCCCGTTTATGACGAACTTTACAAATATCAAAATCAGTTGAAACACATCCTCACTCGCCACGAGCAAGGAGCTATCCACGCCGCACAAGGCTACGCAAGAGCTACAGGAAAAGTAGGTGTGGTTTTTGCCACATCAGGACCCGGAGCAACCAACATCATCACAGGAATTGCCGATGCCCAAATCGATTCCACGCCGTTGGTGTGCATCACAGGTCAGGTAGCAAAGCACCTCTTAGGAACAGATGCCTTTCAGGAAACAGACATCATCGGAATTTCTACCCCCGTAACCAAATGGAATTTCCAAATCACGGAAGTAGAAGAAATACCCGAAGCAATCGCCAAAGCCTTTTACATTGCCCGTTCGGGAAGACCCGGACCTGTACTTATCGACATCGTAAAAAGTGCTCAGTTCGACCAAGTTGCTCAGTTCGACTATAAGAAATGTACTCGAATGCGAAGCTATAATCCTGTACCTGAAATAGATGATTCAAAATTGGCTGAAGCCGCACAAATCATCAATCAAGCACAAAAACCCTATGTCGTTTTCGGACAAGGAATCATTTTAGGTCAAGCTGAAAACGAGCTAAAATCCTTTTTAGAAAAGACCGATATACCCGCAGCAGCGACCATTTTAGGACTTTCGGCATTGCCCACCGAACACCCCAATTATGTGGGAATGGTAGGTATGCACGGCAACTACGCTCCTAATGTAATGACCAATACGTGTGACGTACTCATCGCTTTGGGAATGCGTTTTGATGACCGCGTAACGGGCGATTTAAGCAGATACGCCAAACAAGCGAAGGTATTACATTTTGACATTGACCCTGCGGAAATCAACAAAAACGTAAAGGCTGATGTCGCCATATTGGGCAATGTAAAAGAGGCTTTACAGAAAATACTTCCGTTAGTAGAACAGAAAAAACATACAACGTGGCGAGAAGAATTCAAAAAATACGACAAAGAAGAATATGATTCCGTTATTAAAAACGAATTATATCCTGAAAAAGAGGGACTTACAATGGGAGAAGTTTTAGAATTGATAAATAAATGTTCTAATCACGAAGCGGTTATTGTTTCCGATGTGGGGCAACATCAGATGATGGCTTGTCGTTATGCGAAATTTAAAAATTCACGCAGTAAAATCACTTCGGGAGGATTGGGCACAATGGGATTTGCCTTACCGGCAGCCATCGGGGCAAAAATAGGAGTTCCTGAAAAACAAGTGGTTGCAGTAATTGGCGATGGTGGCTTTCAAATGACCATTCAAGAGTTAGGAACGATTTTTCAGTCGCAAATTCCTGTGAAAATTGTAGTTTTAAACAACGAATTTTTAGGAATGGTTCGTCAGTGGCAAGAACTATTTTTTGACCGTCGATATGCTTCTACCGAAATGATAAATCCTGATTTTATTAAAATTGCAGAAGGGTATCACATTCAATCGCGATTGGTTAGCAAACGCAGTGATTTGGAAGATGCTGTTAAAGAAATGCTCAATTTCGACAAGGCTTATTTCTTGGAAATTCGTGTCGAGAAAGAAAACAACGTTTTCCCGATGGTACCCACAGGAGCTTCAGTTTCGGAAGTGAGGCTGAAATAA
- the ilvD gene encoding dihydroxy-acid dehydratase translates to MELNKYSKQVTQDDTQPAAQAMLHALGLTDDDLKKPLVGIASTGYEGNPCNMHLNDLALKIKEGVQQSGSVGLIFNTIGVSDGISMGTYGMRYSLVSRDIIADSIETVIQAMCYDALVTVVGCDKNMPGALMAMLRLNRPSILVYGGTIAAGCHNGKKLDVVSAFEAWGQKVAGIIDEKEYKEVIHKACPGEGACGGMYTANTMASAIEALGMSLPYNSSTPASGDAKRQECLKVGKALRYLQENDIKPRDIVTQKSIENAFRLVVALGGSTNAVLHFLAIAKAAQIPMTIDDFAKLSDSTPFIADLKPSGKYVMEDLHHIGGIPAVMKYLLEKGLLHGDCLTVTGKTIAENLADVPSLSENQNIIYPLEKPIKETGHIRILYGNLATEGAVAKITGKEGLSFTGKAKVYEGEFLANEGIAKGEVTEGTVVVIRYEGPKGGPGMPEMLKPTSAIMGAGLGKKVALITDGRFSGGSHGFVVGHISPEAQNGGNIALVQDGDLITIDAVKNTIDVHLTEEELAQRRANFSLKPLKDTAKRGVLYKYARTVSSASQGCVTDEF, encoded by the coding sequence ATGGAATTAAATAAATACAGCAAACAAGTCACACAAGACGATACGCAACCTGCAGCACAAGCAATGCTACACGCTTTGGGGCTGACCGATGACGACCTAAAAAAACCTTTAGTAGGCATCGCAAGTACGGGTTACGAGGGAAATCCTTGTAATATGCATCTAAATGATTTAGCTTTGAAAATTAAAGAGGGCGTACAGCAATCGGGTTCTGTAGGATTGATTTTCAACACTATAGGAGTTTCAGACGGAATCTCAATGGGTACTTACGGAATGCGTTACTCTTTGGTTTCGAGAGATATTATCGCTGATTCTATCGAAACAGTAATTCAAGCAATGTGTTACGATGCACTCGTTACAGTGGTGGGGTGCGACAAAAATATGCCGGGAGCTTTAATGGCAATGCTCAGACTAAATCGACCTTCAATTTTGGTGTATGGCGGAACAATTGCCGCAGGTTGCCATAACGGGAAAAAACTCGATGTAGTTTCCGCTTTCGAGGCGTGGGGACAAAAAGTAGCAGGAATTATTGATGAAAAAGAATATAAGGAAGTAATACACAAAGCTTGTCCGGGCGAAGGAGCTTGTGGCGGAATGTACACTGCCAACACAATGGCTTCGGCCATTGAAGCATTGGGAATGAGTTTGCCTTACAACTCTTCAACTCCTGCCTCAGGTGATGCCAAAAGACAAGAATGCCTCAAAGTGGGTAAAGCGTTGCGTTATCTGCAAGAAAACGACATCAAACCTCGCGATATTGTCACGCAAAAATCCATCGAAAATGCTTTCCGATTGGTGGTTGCCTTGGGAGGCTCTACCAATGCCGTATTGCACTTTTTAGCCATTGCAAAAGCAGCTCAAATCCCGATGACTATTGATGATTTTGCCAAGCTGAGCGATTCCACACCTTTTATCGCAGACCTTAAACCAAGCGGAAAGTACGTTATGGAAGATTTACACCACATTGGCGGAATTCCTGCTGTGATGAAATATTTACTCGAAAAAGGATTACTTCACGGTGATTGCCTTACAGTTACAGGTAAAACAATAGCTGAAAATCTTGCAGATGTACCATCACTTTCTGAAAACCAAAATATTATATATCCGTTAGAAAAACCAATTAAAGAAACAGGACATATTCGTATTCTCTATGGAAATTTAGCTACCGAAGGAGCTGTAGCAAAAATTACGGGTAAAGAAGGACTTTCGTTTACCGGAAAAGCTAAAGTATATGAAGGTGAATTTCTTGCTAATGAGGGAATTGCCAAAGGAGAAGTTACCGAAGGCACAGTCGTAGTTATTCGTTATGAAGGGCCAAAAGGTGGACCAGGAATGCCCGAAATGTTAAAACCTACTTCAGCAATTATGGGGGCAGGTTTAGGTAAAAAAGTAGCACTCATCACCGATGGTCGATTTTCAGGGGGTTCACACGGATTTGTAGTGGGACACATTTCGCCCGAAGCACAAAACGGTGGCAACATTGCATTGGTACAAGATGGTGATTTGATTACCATTGATGCTGTAAAAAACACTATTGATGTACATCTCACCGAAGAAGAATTAGCTCAAAGACGAGCCAATTTCAGCCTCAAACCACTAAAAGATACTGCCAAACGAGGGGTCCTTTACAAATACGCTCGTACGGTAAGTTCCGCCTCACAAGGTTGTGTTACCGATGAATTTTAG
- the argS gene encoding arginine--tRNA ligase, with protein MRNLQEILKQHTQKASEQIFGVSLENIELQQTKKEFEGDITIVIFPMLRQIKGNPEQIGQQIGTFLKENVKEVESFNVIKGFLNLVISDSYYIDFLKSIENETHFGLAKPNSKKTIMVEYSSPNTNKPLHLGHIRNNLLGYSVAEILKAAGHKVYKTQIINDRGIHICKSMIAWQRFGNGETPENSGLKGDKLVGNYYVAFDKAYKSEIEQLISEGKTKEEAEKQAPIFLEAQEMLRKWEAGEEQVISLWKKMNQWVYNGFSTTYKNLGVDFDSYYYESDTYLLGKDIIEEGLQKGVFFKKEDGSVWCDLTTDGLDEKLVLRSDGTSVYITQDIGTATQRVKDYPDVKGMVYTVGNEQDYHFKVLFLILKKLGFDWAENLYHLSYGMVDLPSGKMKSREGTVVDADDLIAEMEQTAEEISQELGKLDGYDDNQKKELYHTIGLGALKYYILKVDPKKRILFDPKESIDFQGNTGPFVQYTYARIKSILRKYNEIEISKSESLSISELHPKEKTLLKNMALFPEVVQNAADSYSPAVVVNYVYDLVKDFNSFYQNVSILGEENVAKREFRVSLCKKISEIIASAFAMLGIQVPERM; from the coding sequence ATGCGAAATTTACAAGAAATACTAAAACAACATACACAAAAAGCAAGTGAACAAATTTTTGGAGTTTCACTTGAAAACATTGAACTTCAACAGACTAAAAAAGAGTTTGAAGGCGACATTACCATTGTAATTTTCCCGATGTTACGTCAGATTAAAGGAAATCCTGAACAAATTGGACAACAAATCGGGACTTTTCTGAAAGAAAATGTAAAAGAGGTAGAGAGCTTCAATGTAATCAAAGGATTTTTGAATTTAGTAATTTCGGATTCTTATTACATTGATTTTCTGAAAAGTATAGAAAACGAAACCCATTTTGGCTTGGCTAAGCCCAATTCCAAAAAGACCATAATGGTTGAATATTCATCACCTAACACCAACAAACCCTTGCACTTGGGGCATATTCGCAATAACTTGTTAGGATATTCAGTCGCCGAAATTCTAAAAGCAGCCGGACATAAAGTATATAAAACTCAGATAATCAACGACCGAGGGATACATATCTGTAAATCAATGATTGCTTGGCAACGTTTTGGCAATGGCGAAACGCCTGAAAATTCAGGACTTAAAGGTGATAAACTTGTCGGGAATTACTATGTAGCTTTCGACAAAGCGTATAAATCTGAAATTGAGCAACTTATTTCAGAAGGAAAAACCAAAGAAGAAGCTGAAAAACAAGCTCCTATATTTTTGGAAGCACAAGAAATGCTTCGAAAATGGGAAGCCGGAGAAGAGCAAGTTATTTCCCTTTGGAAAAAAATGAATCAATGGGTTTACAACGGATTTTCAACTACTTACAAAAATTTAGGCGTCGATTTCGATTCGTACTACTACGAAAGTGACACATATTTATTAGGAAAAGACATCATCGAAGAAGGCTTACAAAAAGGCGTTTTCTTCAAGAAAGAAGACGGCTCGGTTTGGTGTGATTTAACCACTGATGGTTTGGATGAAAAATTGGTACTTCGCTCCGATGGAACTTCCGTGTACATCACCCAAGATATTGGTACCGCAACCCAACGCGTAAAAGATTATCCTGACGTAAAAGGAATGGTTTATACCGTTGGAAATGAGCAAGATTACCATTTCAAGGTTTTGTTTTTAATTCTAAAAAAATTAGGTTTTGATTGGGCTGAAAATCTATATCATTTGAGCTACGGAATGGTAGATTTACCAAGCGGAAAGATGAAAAGTCGTGAAGGAACTGTGGTCGATGCCGACGATTTAATTGCCGAAATGGAGCAAACAGCTGAAGAAATTTCGCAAGAATTAGGCAAATTGGACGGATACGATGATAATCAGAAGAAGGAATTGTACCACACCATCGGTTTGGGAGCTTTGAAATACTATATTTTGAAAGTTGACCCCAAAAAACGTATTCTTTTTGACCCGAAAGAATCTATTGACTTCCAAGGAAATACAGGTCCTTTTGTACAATACACTTATGCCCGAATTAAATCTATCTTACGGAAATACAATGAAATAGAAATCTCAAAATCAGAAAGTCTTTCAATTTCAGAATTACACCCTAAGGAGAAAACGCTTCTTAAAAATATGGCACTTTTCCCCGAAGTGGTGCAAAACGCAGCAGATTCGTACAGCCCTGCGGTCGTTGTCAATTATGTGTATGATTTGGTAAAAGATTTCAATTCTTTCTATCAGAATGTATCCATTTTGGGAGAGGAAAATGTAGCAAAAAGAGAGTTTCGGGTGTCGCTTTGTAAAAAAATAAGTGAGATTATTGCATCGGCTTTTGCAATGCTCGGGATACAAGTTCCTGAGAGAATGTAA
- a CDS encoding porin — translation MLKKILLLIVALSPILATSQEKKKIKEKFVYEDALPYYNFGKGVGITSPDSLFQLNTRFRMQNRLHIEDSQYEAKVRRLRLRFDGYVGAPQFMYTIQLAFSPEDVGTLKNGENLHVIRDAIVFYKPDNRWTFGFGQTKLPGNRQRNNSSGGLDLTDRSINNAAYNIDRDFGFQVFYSRQKEDAFGYNIKTALTTGEGRDFVGKTKGLAYTARLELYPLGKFKKNGEFFEGDLKREEKPRLYLGGTFHHNDKAVRSRGQQGSKLLEARNLTSVFLDAMLKYDGWAFMSAYMSRSTDSPLINASEKNYVQAGNGYDAQLSYVFPSNWEFIGRFSHNTPHKDIRAFAPKHNQFSFGVTKYIWEHAFKIQFEVTKNDYINTSKKDDWYARFQIEIGI, via the coding sequence ATGTTAAAAAAAATATTGTTATTAATAGTAGCATTATCACCCATATTAGCTACATCACAAGAGAAGAAGAAAATCAAAGAAAAATTTGTTTATGAAGATGCCCTTCCTTACTACAATTTTGGTAAAGGGGTAGGAATCACATCGCCAGATAGCCTTTTTCAATTAAATACCCGATTCAGAATGCAAAATCGGTTGCATATTGAAGATAGCCAGTACGAGGCAAAGGTACGCCGATTGCGTTTGCGTTTTGACGGCTATGTGGGAGCTCCGCAATTTATGTACACCATACAACTAGCTTTTTCTCCAGAAGATGTAGGTACTTTAAAAAACGGAGAAAACCTTCACGTGATTCGTGATGCGATTGTTTTTTATAAACCTGATAACCGATGGACTTTCGGATTTGGGCAAACCAAACTTCCCGGAAACCGCCAACGCAATAACTCCTCGGGCGGACTTGACCTTACAGACCGCTCTATCAACAATGCGGCGTATAACATCGACCGTGATTTTGGTTTCCAAGTGTTTTATTCTCGGCAAAAAGAAGACGCTTTCGGTTACAATATAAAGACTGCGCTGACCACTGGTGAGGGGCGTGATTTTGTTGGAAAAACTAAAGGACTTGCTTACACGGCACGTTTAGAATTGTATCCGCTGGGTAAATTCAAAAAAAATGGAGAGTTCTTTGAAGGCGACCTCAAACGCGAAGAAAAACCTAGACTTTATTTAGGAGGAACTTTCCACCATAATGACAAAGCTGTACGTAGCCGAGGGCAACAAGGTAGCAAACTTTTGGAAGCACGTAACCTAACTTCTGTTTTTTTAGATGCGATGCTTAAATATGACGGTTGGGCTTTTATGTCCGCTTATATGAGTCGTTCTACTGATAGTCCGCTGATAAATGCCTCAGAAAAAAACTATGTACAGGCAGGAAACGGATACGATGCACAATTGAGTTATGTATTCCCTTCCAATTGGGAATTTATCGGTCGATTTTCTCACAATACCCCGCATAAGGATATCCGTGCGTTTGCCCCTAAGCACAACCAATTCTCTTTTGGGGTAACCAAATATATTTGGGAGCACGCCTTTAAAATACAATTTGAAGTTACCAAAAACGATTATATCAACACTTCCAAAAAGGACGATTGGTATGCTCGTTTCCAAATTGAAATTGGAATATAA
- a CDS encoding Sec-independent protein translocase subunit TatA/TatB, with product MFLFISTSEIFFIVFVVLMIFGADKIPEIARGLGKGMRQLRDATNDIKSEIRKSAEKSGIDTSVVEDIQNEINQVKEGLEDASGRVKRQR from the coding sequence ATGTTTTTGTTTATAAGTACTTCCGAAATATTTTTTATTGTTTTTGTCGTTTTGATGATTTTTGGTGCCGATAAAATACCAGAAATTGCAAGAGGATTAGGCAAAGGTATGCGTCAATTACGTGATGCGACTAATGATATTAAAAGCGAAATTCGTAAAAGTGCCGAGAAAAGTGGTATTGATACTTCTGTGGTAGAAGATATCCAAAATGAAATCAATCAAGTTAAAGAAGGTTTGGAAGATGCCTCTGGTAGGGTCAAACGACAAAGATAA
- a CDS encoding phosphatase PAP2 family protein yields MLEKILQYDTSWLIAINNSGSEKFDVFWLFVTHTSHWIPFFLLLLLLNFYWFKRKKAFRNMFFILLTLATTLLLVTITKELVMRLRPLSDPSIAPHLRFLIPADGYSFFSGHSCNSFSVATIVFLLFRQKKRWVFWVFLWPLPYAFSRMYLGVHFPSDIFVGMLVGVGTALFYYRWYCQKYKMIPLEK; encoded by the coding sequence ATGCTTGAAAAGATATTACAATACGATACGAGTTGGCTCATTGCCATTAACAATTCGGGAAGTGAGAAATTCGATGTTTTTTGGCTTTTCGTAACTCATACCTCGCATTGGATTCCCTTTTTTTTACTGCTTCTGCTACTGAATTTCTATTGGTTTAAAAGAAAGAAAGCTTTTAGAAATATGTTTTTCATTTTGCTTACTTTGGCAACAACCTTGCTTTTAGTGACTATCACCAAAGAATTGGTTATGCGATTACGTCCTTTGAGCGACCCTAGTATTGCTCCTCACTTACGTTTTTTGATTCCTGCAGACGGATATAGTTTCTTTTCAGGGCATTCGTGTAATAGTTTTTCGGTGGCTACCATAGTTTTCTTGCTGTTTCGACAAAAGAAACGTTGGGTGTTTTGGGTATTTTTGTGGCCCTTGCCTTATGCTTTTAGCCGTATGTATTTGGGGGTTCACTTTCCTTCGGATATTTTTGTAGGTATGCTTGTTGGGGTGGGTACAGCCTTATTCTATTACCGATGGTACTGCCAAAAATATAAAATGATTCCTTTGGAAAAATAA